The following proteins are encoded in a genomic region of Nicotiana sylvestris chromosome 4, ASM39365v2, whole genome shotgun sequence:
- the LOC138889503 gene encoding secreted RxLR effector protein 161-like: MDKAHPLSTPMVVRSLVVNKNLFRPPEEDEELLGPEAPYLSAIGALMYLANATRPYIAFSINLLARYNSSPTRRHWNGIKHILRYLKGTLDISLFYANKYSADLVGYADAGYLSDSHKPRSQIGYVFTYGGTVIS; the protein is encoded by the coding sequence atggacaaagcacacccattgagtacaccaatggttgttcgatcacttgtaGTGAATAAgaatttgttccgacctccagaagaggatgaggaactccttggtcccgaagcaccctatctcagtgcaattggtgcactaatgtatcttgctaatgctacaaggccttaCATAGCATTTTCtattaatttactagcaagatacaATTCTTCTCCTACACGTAGACATTGGAatgggattaagcatatattgcgatatttaaagggaactcttgatataagtttgttttatgctaacaaataTAGTgcagatcttgttggttatgcagatgcaggttatttatctgattcCCATAAACCTCGATCTCAAATCGGGTACgtgtttacatatggaggtactgtcatatcatga